GAAGTTGGCTGTCGATCTCAACAAGATCCACATTTTCGATACAGAGACTGAGGAATCGATTGGGTTCGCAAGCGTTTCGCAAAAACAGCCGGAAGTTACGGTTTGATGGGAGTGAAGCAGCGTGATCGAACGGAGTGTCAAAATTGAGTTGGCACAGGGGCTAGCGGCTCGACCTGCCGCTGAATTCGTCAAGCGCGCAGCCTCGTTTACGAGCAGTGTACACATCGGAAAGAATGGCCAATTTATCGACGCGAAGAGCATCTTGGGCGTCATGTCGATGGCGTTTTCACGCGGGGAAGAACTCATTTTACAGGTCGACGGTGCGGATGAAACCGCCGCCGTTGAGTCACTCGTCGAGCTGCTGAGCAAGGAAGGTCTATAGCGATTCGCTTTGGATGCTGTCGAGTCTTCTGTACCGTGAAGCCTGAGGTTATCTGTGGGAGTCTAGGATAAAAGCTGGTTGTGCGCTTGCTTATTGCAGCGTACGACCAGCTTTTTGACTATTACCTTCTCGGGTGGGGCGTCCCCGTTGCGCCATGTGCAGAGTTCGGTTTAAAATTGAGAAATGTCAGATAAATAAAACACTGATAGGATTGGAGGGACATCCATGCAAAACGATGCACCCTTGCACCGGGATATACGAATTCTCGGTGATTTGTTAGGTGAAGTACTTGTGGAACAGTGTGGACAATCCGTGCTCGATCACGTCGAGGCCATCCGCAAATCATCCAAGTCATTTCGACTGAATCCATCGGATGAGACGCGTTTGGCGCTGCGGACAGCCGTCGAAAGCGTTCCGACGGAATTGAGGAATGACACCATCCACGCTTTTGCTGTCTATTTTCAACTGGTGAACCTCGCTGAACAGCACCACCGACTACGTCGAAGACGCGATAATGAACGATCCCAGAATATCCAGCGCGGAACGTTTGATGAAGCCCTGAACACACTGAAACACCTCCCGATTCGTTCAGACCAACTGGCTGATTTACTTCAGGAAGTGGGCATTGAACTGATTTTGACGGCCCATCCAACTGAGGCACTTCGACGGACCGTGCTGGACAAACACAGTAAAATTTCAGCATTTCTCGAGGAAATGGACAATCCTCTGAGGACGCCGAGAGAACTCGATGAGTTGAAGGAGAAAATTCGTACCGAGATCATTGTGTTGTGGCAGACGAGATCGGTGCGCAAGCAACGCATTACCGTTATAGATGAAGTTCGTAACGGCCTCTACTTTTTGGACCAAATCTTGTTCGACGTTCTTCCGGAGGTTCATGAGAAGCTGGAGCGAGCTGTTCGTGAACATTTTAGTGACGAAGAAATCGCCGTTCCATCACTGATTCGATTCGGGTCGTGGATGGGTGGAGATAGGGATGGCAACCCCAATGTGACGCACAGCACGACGGCAGAAACACTGAAATTGCATTTCGATCTCGCCGTTACCAAATACGAAGAAAAACTGCTGCAACTTGGACGGGACATGAGTCCATCTATCGAACGTGTTGGTGCGGATGCAGAGTTTATCGCAACGCTACCAGAGCTAAGTGATGAGCCTTACCGAGCGAAAATTGATCAGATTGTATTGAAATTGAAGAACACACGGAGACGCGTGTTGGATGAGCCGTTCCGCGGTAACGCCTACATGAATGCATCCGAGTTGTACGATGATCTCAATTTGATGGACAAATCTCTGCGGGCACACCGCGGTGCGCGAATCGCGGATCAGTTTCTACGTCCGCTATTATTTCAAGTACAACTATTCGGATTTCACATGGTGACTCTGGATATCCGCCAACACAGTGGCGTGCACGAACATGCCGTTGCAGAGCTTACCGACGTGGCGGGACTGGGGAACTATCGCGATTTGTCGGAAGCTGAGCGAGTTTCATTCCTGTCGGCGTGCTTACAGTCCCCGCGGCCAATTCGAAACCCGTACCACGTGTATTCAGATGTCACGACAGAAGCGCTTGCCGTCTTTGATGTCATTCGTCGAGGACACGAGCAGTTTGGAAAAGCTTGTATTCAGGACTATTTGATCTCAATGGCACAGGGTGCCAGTGATTTGTTAGAAGTACTGCTCTTAGCCAAAGAAAGCGGGTTATTTGGGTGGCCGGATGGCCCATCTGCCGCACCGACCAGTGACATTCACGTCGTTCCCCTGTTTGAGACCATCGAAGACTTGCAAGCGGCACCGGAAGTAATGCGTTCCCTATTTGAAAATGCTGTATTTCAAAAACATTTGGCTGCACACGAAGGTCGTCAAGAAATCATGCTGGGTTATTCAGACAGCAACAAAGACGGGGGATATTTGACGGCCAACTGGTCACTGTACACCGCTCAGCGTCGACTCTTGGCGATTGCTGAGCAGTACCGTGTCAAGCTGAAATTCTTCCACGGTCGAGGTGGTGCGCTTGGTCGCGGGGGTGGACCTGTCGAGCAGAGTATTCTGGCGCAACCGAGTCAGGCACTTTACGGTCACGTGAAAATCACGGAGCAGGGCGAGGTCATTTCCCAGCGTTACAGTCATCCGCGAATTGCTGAGCGTTCACTTGAGTCGGCCACGGCCACCGTGCTCGTGGGGGCCGCGCAAGCCTCGGCAAATCAGCAAGATGAGGCGCCTGAAGCGTGGTTCGCATTGCTTGAGGATGCGTCCAAGCAGTCTTTTCAGGCATATCGTCAACTCGTTTTCGGGGACGACGGGTTTTTACAGTATTTCCACGAGGCAACGCCGG
This is a stretch of genomic DNA from Alicyclobacillus dauci. It encodes these proteins:
- a CDS encoding HPr family phosphocarrier protein — its product is MIERSVKIELAQGLAARPAAEFVKRAASFTSSVHIGKNGQFIDAKSILGVMSMAFSRGEELILQVDGADETAAVESLVELLSKEGL
- the ppc gene encoding phosphoenolpyruvate carboxylase, with the protein product MQNDAPLHRDIRILGDLLGEVLVEQCGQSVLDHVEAIRKSSKSFRLNPSDETRLALRTAVESVPTELRNDTIHAFAVYFQLVNLAEQHHRLRRRRDNERSQNIQRGTFDEALNTLKHLPIRSDQLADLLQEVGIELILTAHPTEALRRTVLDKHSKISAFLEEMDNPLRTPRELDELKEKIRTEIIVLWQTRSVRKQRITVIDEVRNGLYFLDQILFDVLPEVHEKLERAVREHFSDEEIAVPSLIRFGSWMGGDRDGNPNVTHSTTAETLKLHFDLAVTKYEEKLLQLGRDMSPSIERVGADAEFIATLPELSDEPYRAKIDQIVLKLKNTRRRVLDEPFRGNAYMNASELYDDLNLMDKSLRAHRGARIADQFLRPLLFQVQLFGFHMVTLDIRQHSGVHEHAVAELTDVAGLGNYRDLSEAERVSFLSACLQSPRPIRNPYHVYSDVTTEALAVFDVIRRGHEQFGKACIQDYLISMAQGASDLLEVLLLAKESGLFGWPDGPSAAPTSDIHVVPLFETIEDLQAAPEVMRSLFENAVFQKHLAAHEGRQEIMLGYSDSNKDGGYLTANWSLYTAQRRLLAIAEQYRVKLKFFHGRGGALGRGGGPVEQSILAQPSQALYGHVKITEQGEVISQRYSHPRIAERSLESATATVLVGAAQASANQQDEAPEAWFALLEDASKQSFQAYRQLVFGDDGFLQYFHEATPVDEIGKLNIGSRPSKRTQSAKIEDLRAIPWVFSWTQSRHLLPAWYGFGLAMEHVLAHRAGSLQAFQEMYQRWPFFRTLIDNLQMALAKADMLIAREYASLAGSNGERLFALIEEEYARSRKAVLLITGYDELLDNRAVIQQSIQLRNPYVDPLSFFQVRLLRQLRDSGDDVLKDALLADVLLTINGIAAGLRNTG